A genomic region of Drosophila kikkawai strain 14028-0561.14 chromosome X, DkikHiC1v2, whole genome shotgun sequence contains the following coding sequences:
- the LOC108076586 gene encoding uncharacterized protein has protein sequence MWQLEGICIGHDMTRSVVVLGLCILALLAVSQSTNFEIFCDEKTMDIFCNAEEDQGDISFREFVDVSGLTFDVADDLETLFYNGNIKMLMDVPQGAITMEIDVFRWERSQWLPTPLSMKRDNFCQALVNPHELWHPIVKSIPKKQLKCPPTKGHIYTLTNVSNHLFVKNMPYVDITGDLKAVVHLGVGGHKTCAVVFFKVYAN, from the exons ATGTGGCAGCTGGAAGGGATCTGCATAGGCCACGACATGACCAGAAGCGTAGTGGTTTTGGGTTTGTGCATCCTGGCACTCTTGGCCGTCAGCCAG aGCACCaactttgaaatattttgcgATGAAAAAACCATGGACATCTTTTGCAATGCCGAAGAGGATCAGGGTGATATTTCATTTCGCGAATTCGTGGACGTTAGTGGCTTGACCTTCGATGTTGCCGACGATCTGGAAACTCTTTTCTACAACGGCAACATTAAAATGTTGATGGATGTGCCCCAGGGAGCCATCACCATGGAGATTGATGTGTTCCGTTGGGAAAGGAGTCAGTGGCTTCCCACACCGCTCTCCATGAAGCGGGATAACTTTTGTCAGGCTCTTGTCAATCCTCACGAGCTCTGGCATCCGATTGTGAAGAGCATTCCCAAGAAACAGCTTAAATGTCCGCCCACCAAGGGG CACATCTATACCCTGACCAATGTGAGCAACCATTTGTTTGTAAAAAACATGCCCTATGTGGACATTACCGGTGACCTCAAGGCGGTGGTTCACCTGGGCGTTGGTGGCCACAAGACCTGCGCTGTGGTGTTCTTCAAGGTCTATGCCAATTGA
- the Nprl2 gene encoding GATOR complex protein NPRL2 — MHTHTNDTAAISNGHGLVGGNSVGTSAGGSVGAGGGRGGVGAGGSTEGKIRCIFLSEFDATAGCKISCQVPDNYISKDVFDAINVYIIPKQHLQRCILTVNAMDVKIVGYPVGIQDQQKYVRNAFLFNLCFVCDSRARSVQYEPVVKKLSEYLIMMEEESCFLSREDDKRRLQNIFETVLRDLNERKVATIVEGDNTIHLKIVMHKPDPPPVKDHMVPLLLANLRDAPLDNWDLTTQQILPYINGINHVARIAAEADVETDLVKSCIQNLVYYGVVQLLPILKYSNVYMTQNLKHLIQSSALSGACRKYVALRPDKTLPSVQRIFQFYASMTHGVTLRAICQRLSPHQNNIDERRMVIFGLQHRFIRCIHKYPVFTGSVPSGRQKMYTGLISFDEICCKTGLSPSTIERDIEKDTNVTVIWK, encoded by the exons ATGCACACCCACACGAACGACACGGCGGCGATTTCAAATGGACATGGACTGGTCGGTGGCAATAGCGTTGGCACTAGCGCTGGCGGCAGCGTAGGCGctggaggaggaagaggaggcgTGGGAGCAGGTGGCAGCACGGAGGGCAAGATCCGGTGCATTTTCCTAAGCGAATTTGACGCCACAGCGGGCTGCAAAATAAGCTGCCAG GTGCCCGACAACTACATTTCCAAGGACGTGTTCGATGCCATCAACGTGTACATCATACCCAAGCAGCACCTGCAGCGCTGCATCCTCACCGTAAACGCCATGGACGTGAAGATTGTCGGCTACCCGGTGGGCATTCAGGATCAGCAAAAGTACGTTCGCAACGCCTTCCTCTTCAATCTCTGCTTCGTCTGCGACTCGCGCGCCCGCAGCGTTCAGTACGAGCCGGTGGTGAAGAAGCTATCGGAGTACCTCATCATGATGGAGGAGGAGTCGTGCTTCCTGTCGCGCGAGGACGACAAGCGACGCCTGCAGAACATCTTTGAGACGGTGCTGCGCGACCTGAACGAACGCAAGGTGGCGACCATTGTCGAGGGCGACAATACCATCCATTTGAAAATAGTCATGCACAAGCCGGATCCGCCGCCGGTCAAGGATCACAtggtgccgctgctgctggccaatcTGAGGGACGCACCGCTGGACAATTGGGATCTGACCACGCAACAG ATCCTGCCTTATATAAACGGAATCAATCACGTTGCACGGATTGCCGCGGAAGCGGACGTGGAAACCGATCTGGTCAAGTCGTGCATACAGAATCTGGTCTACTATGGCGTCGTCCAGCTGCTGCCGATCCTCAAGTACAGCAACGTGTACATGACCCAGAATCTGAAGCATCTCATCCAGAGCTCAGCGCTGAGCGGAGCGTGTCGTAAATATGTGGCCCTGCGGCCGGACAAGACACTACCCAGCGTCCAGCGCATCTTCCAGTTCTACGCCTCAATGACGCACGGCGTCACCCTGCGGGCCATCTGCCAGCGCCTCTCGCCGCACCAAAACAACATCGACGAACGTCGGATGGTGATCTTTGGGCTGCAGCACCGCTTCATTCGCTGCATTCACAAGTATCCGGTTTTCACGGGATCAGTGCCTTCCGGGCGTCAGAAGATGTACACCGGTCTGATCAGCTTCGACGAGATCTGCTGCAAGACCGGCCTCTCGCCCAGCACCATTGAGCGGGACATTGAGAAGGATACGAATGTGACTGTGATCTGGAAGTGA
- the DENR gene encoding density-regulated protein homolog, which produces MTNEDVGLVGNSVADRLQVGPREGVTYPIQMKYCGHCTMPIEYCEYYPEYEKCKEWLERNMPDDFERLKIEEEAAAADGTDDDKKRQKRGGKGLLRVKKKEDVPKKICVSRAARGKKKSVTVVTGLSTFDIDLKVAAKFFGTKFACGSSVTGDDEIVIQGDVKDDLFDVIPEKWSEIDEDVIEDLGDQKR; this is translated from the exons ATGACGAACGAAGACGTGGGACTGGTAGGCAACAGCGTGGCTGACCGCCTGCAGGTGGGTCCCCGCGAGGGCGTCACCTATCCGATCCAGATGAAGTACTGTGGCCACTGCACGATGCCCATTGAG TACTGCGAGTACTATCCGGAGTACGAGAAGTGCAAGGAATGGCTGGAGCGCAATATGCCGGACGACTTTGAACGGCTGAAGATCGAGGAGGAGGCAGCCGCCGCCGATGGCACGGATGATGACAAGAAGCGCCAGAAGCGTGGTGGCAAGGGATTGTTGCGCGTCAAGAAGAAGGAGGACGTGCCCAAGAAGATCTGCGTTTCGCGTGCTGCCCGTGGCAAAAAGAAGTCGGTGACTGTTGTCACCGGGCTGAGCACTTTCG ACATTGATCTCAAGGTGGCCGCCAAGTTCTTTGGCACCAAATTTGCTTGCGGCTCGTCGGTGACTGGCGACGATGAGATCGTTATCCAGGGCGACGTAAAGGACGACCTGTTCGATGTTATACCCGAAAAGTGGTCGGAAATCGATGAGGATGTCATCGAGGATTTGGGCGATCAGAAGCGTTGA
- the LOC108077093 gene encoding ketimine reductase mu-crystallin: protein MSGHSPAYYGADAVRRVLTWPLVNAAVESALKAVVKDQGSAGSPFAIQPNRIFTNCGDRSQVLLTMPAFVGNYSLGLKEDAASSRSTLACKLVTSFSGNPQRQPPLPSVQAHVLLFNNQTGELSAIMEGTDLTTWRTAAASVLATKYLYFRRFGSQAEVERDINVAVVGCGVQGQIHAAGFCANFRVKQLTLYNRTEAKARDLAEQLNRELSSQDLPKIVVCSSSAEACQDADVICIATYSPDALVHAKDLRKSSVHINAVGAGEVHFGEVASDVYRQAKVYVDCHANAEAELKGLPAPIAGELGAVILNADYPAQSGISIFQSMGMAAEDACVAQAVQQAIQQESS, encoded by the exons ATGAGCGGACATTCACCTGCTTATTATGGGGCGGATGCGGTGCGTCGTGTGCTCACCTGGCCGCTGGTCAATGCTGCTGTGGAGTCAGCGTTAAAGGCGGTGGTCAAGGACCAGGGATCAGCCGGATCCCCATTTGCCATCCAACCGAATAGGATTTTTACCAACTGCGGCGATCGTAGCCAGGTGCTGTTGACCATGCCCGCCTTCGTGGGAAACTACAGTCTCGGTTTGAAGGAGGATGCAGCCTCATCCCGCTCCACGCTCGCCTGCAAGTTGGTGACCTCCTTCAGTGGGAATCCCCAAAGGCAGCCCCCGCTGCCCAGTGTCCAGGCTCATGTCCTGCTGTTCAACAATCAGACAGGCGAACTGTCGGCCATAATGGAGGGCACGGATCTGACCACTTGGCGCACTGCTGCCGCCTCCGTGCTGGCCACCAAATATCTCTACTTTCGGCGTTTCGGTTCGCAGGCGGAGGTGGAAAGGGATATCAACGTGGCTGTTGTGGGTTGTGGTGTACAGGGTCAGATCCATGCCGCCGGCTTTTGTGCCAATTTCCGGGTGAAACAACTGACTTTGTACAATCGCACGGAGGCTAAAGCTCGGGATCTGGCCGAGCAACTCAATCGGGAACTGAGTTCCCAGGACCTACCGAAGATAGTTGTATGCTCAAGTTCGGCAGAGGCCTGTCAGGATGCTGATGTCATCTGCATAGCCACGTACTCCCCGGATGCACTTGTCCATGCCAAGGATTTGAGAAAGTCCAGTGTTCATATCAATG CTGTGGGCGCTGGAGAAGTTCACTTTGGTGAGGTGGCCTCCGATGTGTATCGCCAGGCCAAGGTCTATGTGGATTGCCATGCCAATGCCGAGGCCGAGTTGAAAGGTCTACCCGCACCCATTGCCGGCGAACTGGGAGCTGTGATCCTCAACGCCGATTATCCCGCACAGTCGGGCATCTCCATTTTCCAATCAATGG GAATGGCTGCGGAGGATGCCTGTGTGGCACAGGCAGTGCAGCAAGCGATCCAGCAGGAGAGCTCCTAG
- the Polr3I gene encoding DNA-directed RNA polymerase III subunit RPC9, with amino-acid sequence METINPTFSYLTNLEVMQILQKIKSTKKKFGMRNLATVTYEALQYLEETPCKTQTREAIINYVKDLSSYRLKSHEVLQMVNDPPTSALHTQLLIDDNKAPLTDEENEKIIQLSYKHFHGSGDTKQAPTEPTARQKSTAKSASATKAPEAEAAEPPATEVVEDSASTNTAPAEEDQDQPETEVTEAEPAATAIETDETEPENQSNK; translated from the exons ATGGAAAC CATTAATCCCACGTTCTCGTACCTCACCAATCTGGAGGTGATGCAGATACTGCAGAAAATCAAGAGCACCAAAAAGAAGTTTGGCATGCGAAATTTGGCCACAGTTACCTACGAG GCACTGCAGTACCTAGAGGAGACGCCCTGCAAGACCCAAACCCGCGAGGCCATCATAAACTACGTAAAAGACTTGTCCTCCTACCGACTAAAGTCTCACGAGGTCCTACAAATGGTCAATGATCCGCCAACAAGTGCCCTGCACACGCAGCTG CTTATCGACGACAATAAGGCACCCCTGACGGACGAGGAGAACGAGAAGATCATCCAGCTGAGCTACAAACACTTTCACGGTTCGGGAGACACCAAACAGGCGCCGACTGAGCCAACTGCAAGGCAAAAGTCAACTGCAAAGTCTGCTTCAGCGACAAAGGCCCCAGAGGCAGAGGCTGCCGAACCCCCAGCAACCGAGGTTGTTGAAGACTCAGCATCCACAAATACAGCTCCAGCGGAAGAGGACCAGGACCAACCAGAAACCGAAGTCACAGAGGCTGAGCCAGCAGCGACAGCCATAGAAACAGATGAAACAGAGCCAGAAAATCAGTCCAATAAATGA